Proteins encoded together in one Caballeronia sp. NK8 window:
- a CDS encoding glycosyltransferase family 87 protein, which translates to MTTQPASIAREPARRWFNGWRAGAWCATALLAFQCFGFFFNARHSWAAYGHPGGWDFLTFWAASRLTLDGTPLAAYSWTAIKHVLLQLSPDIVMPGPWFYPPNFLLLVRPFAALSAPVGYALFIGLSSALFVLLIRRVLPMRSMLIWILAFPGLWLNAAQGQNACITASLVLAAFLAMGRRPVLAGVFIGLLSIKPHLAILFPVALACAGMWTTFIAAAVTAVLFTALSIAVFGVDIVPVFLHGLSEANGYIASGVLPWDQTASLFATLRMAHVATGPAYVAQACQALVAVCAVAWVWRNAKALEVRATALVAGTFMISPYIYNYDAVWLGVPLALLAARALRDGWLRGEIAILVVAWLYPQMGDLLAKHLGVGPGPLVFASLIFVAIRRARLEAADTATPAAFKRQSER; encoded by the coding sequence ATGACGACCCAACCCGCTTCCATCGCACGCGAGCCCGCACGCCGTTGGTTCAACGGCTGGCGGGCGGGCGCCTGGTGCGCCACCGCCCTGCTCGCCTTTCAGTGCTTCGGCTTCTTTTTCAACGCCCGGCATTCCTGGGCCGCATACGGCCATCCGGGCGGCTGGGACTTTCTGACGTTCTGGGCCGCGTCGCGCCTCACGCTCGACGGAACACCGCTCGCGGCCTATTCCTGGACCGCGATCAAGCACGTCCTGTTGCAGTTGTCGCCGGATATCGTGATGCCCGGCCCGTGGTTCTATCCGCCGAATTTTCTGCTGCTGGTGCGCCCGTTCGCAGCGCTTTCCGCGCCTGTCGGCTACGCGCTTTTCATCGGGTTGTCGTCGGCGCTGTTCGTCTTGCTGATCCGCCGGGTGCTGCCGATGCGGTCCATGCTGATCTGGATACTCGCGTTTCCCGGCCTGTGGCTCAACGCGGCGCAGGGACAGAACGCCTGCATCACCGCCAGTCTCGTGCTCGCCGCGTTCCTCGCGATGGGCAGGCGGCCCGTGCTCGCGGGCGTCTTCATCGGCCTGCTGTCGATCAAGCCGCATCTGGCCATCCTGTTTCCGGTCGCGCTCGCGTGCGCGGGCATGTGGACGACCTTCATCGCCGCCGCGGTGACGGCCGTGCTCTTCACGGCCCTGTCGATCGCCGTGTTCGGCGTCGATATCGTGCCCGTGTTTCTGCACGGGCTCAGCGAAGCCAACGGCTATATCGCGAGCGGCGTGCTGCCCTGGGACCAGACGGCGAGCCTGTTCGCGACCCTGCGCATGGCGCACGTCGCGACCGGCCCCGCGTACGTCGCGCAGGCGTGTCAGGCGCTCGTCGCGGTCTGCGCGGTCGCGTGGGTGTGGCGCAACGCCAAGGCGCTGGAAGTGCGGGCCACGGCGCTCGTCGCGGGCACGTTCATGATCAGCCCCTATATCTATAACTACGATGCGGTCTGGCTCGGCGTGCCGCTCGCGCTTCTCGCCGCCCGCGCGCTGCGCGATGGCTGGCTGCGCGGCGAAATCGCCATTCTGGTCGTCGCGTGGCTGTATCCGCAGATGGGCGACCTGCTCGCCAAACATCTCGGCGTGGGGCCGGGGCCGCTCGTGTTCGCGTCGCTGATATTCGTGGCGATACGGCGCGCGCGCCTCGAAGCCGCCGACACCGCCACGCCCGCCGCGTTCAAGCGCCAGTCAGAAAGGTAG
- a CDS encoding DUF4186 domain-containing protein: MRDLDAVFDALAKSAFRRRFALGVREGKMLREKGIDTIVAQAHELIGKRLAPQAPLNDGKQTPFRGHPVFIAQHATATCCRSCLATWHGIAAGRALDESERQHVVDAIERWLRAQPLPPANAATPDDPQLRLPF; the protein is encoded by the coding sequence ATGCGCGACCTCGACGCCGTGTTCGATGCGCTCGCGAAATCGGCGTTCCGGCGGCGCTTCGCGCTCGGCGTGCGAGAGGGGAAGATGTTGCGCGAGAAGGGCATCGACACGATTGTCGCGCAGGCGCATGAACTGATCGGCAAGCGGCTCGCGCCGCAAGCGCCGCTGAACGACGGCAAACAGACGCCGTTTCGCGGGCATCCGGTATTCATCGCGCAACACGCGACGGCGACGTGCTGCCGCTCGTGCCTCGCCACGTGGCACGGCATCGCGGCGGGCAGGGCGCTCGATGAAAGCGAGCGCCAGCATGTCGTCGATGCGATCGAACGCTGGCTGCGGGCGCAACCGCTGCCGCCCGCGAATGCCGCCACGCCCGACGATCCGCAGCTTCGCCTACCTTTCTGA
- the cobM gene encoding precorrin-4 C(11)-methyltransferase, with product MTVYFIGAGPGDPELITVKGQRLIRACPVILYAGSLVPREVLEGHRATTCIDTAELDLDAIVALLQNAHANGQDVARVHSGDPSLYGAIGEQVRRLDALAIPYEVVPGVTAAAASAAALRRELTLPGISQTVILTRYATKTSMPEGESLADLARHRATLAIHLGVRHIERIVAELVPHYGADCPVAVVFRASWPDETRVEGTLADIASKVRAAGMERTAMILVGRVLSAEGFADSTLYAKD from the coding sequence ATGACTGTTTACTTCATCGGCGCCGGACCGGGCGATCCCGAACTCATCACCGTCAAGGGGCAGCGGCTCATCCGCGCGTGTCCTGTGATTCTTTACGCCGGGTCGCTCGTGCCGCGCGAGGTGCTCGAAGGCCATCGCGCGACGACATGCATCGACACGGCCGAACTCGATCTCGACGCGATCGTCGCGCTGTTGCAGAACGCGCACGCGAACGGGCAGGACGTGGCGCGCGTGCATTCGGGCGATCCGTCGCTGTACGGCGCGATCGGCGAGCAGGTCCGCCGGCTCGACGCGCTCGCGATTCCCTATGAAGTCGTGCCGGGCGTGACGGCGGCGGCGGCCTCGGCGGCGGCGCTCAGGCGCGAACTCACGCTTCCGGGCATCTCGCAGACCGTGATCCTCACGCGCTACGCGACCAAAACGTCGATGCCGGAAGGCGAAAGCCTCGCGGATCTCGCCCGCCACCGCGCGACGCTCGCGATTCATCTCGGCGTGCGGCATATCGAGCGCATCGTCGCGGAGCTCGTACCGCACTACGGCGCGGACTGCCCGGTGGCGGTCGTGTTTCGCGCGAGCTGGCCGGACGAGACGCGCGTGGAAGGCACGCTTGCCGATATCGCCTCGAAAGTGCGCGCGGCGGGCATGGAGCGCACGGCGATGATTCTCGTCGGGCGCGTGCTGAGCGCCGAAGGTTTCGCGGATTCGACGCTCTACGCCAAGGACTGA
- a CDS encoding cobalt-precorrin-6A reductase: MRRVLLLGGTGDALAIARSLPAAHVYSLAGLGRVPGDLACAVRVGGFGGVDGLVRYLRDADIALVVDATHPYAAQMSRHAREACTFARVPLWAVRRPAWQPQPGDDWRDAADWRGIVERIAGFHRPLFTLGREPLAHLHEIPASQHWTIRCLDAHPGNERADIIDARGPFDLAGERALFDAARIDVIVSKNSGGRATEAKLAVARERGLPVVMLTRPALPDADQTFDAAASVRDALQHWLTRQ; the protein is encoded by the coding sequence ATGAGGCGCGTGCTGCTGCTCGGCGGCACCGGCGATGCGCTCGCGATCGCGCGCAGCCTGCCCGCCGCGCATGTCTACAGTCTCGCGGGTCTCGGGCGCGTGCCGGGCGATCTGGCGTGCGCGGTGCGCGTCGGCGGTTTTGGCGGCGTCGACGGGCTCGTGCGCTATCTGCGCGACGCGGACATCGCGCTCGTCGTCGATGCGACGCATCCGTATGCCGCGCAGATGAGCCGCCACGCGCGCGAGGCCTGCACGTTCGCGCGCGTGCCGCTCTGGGCGGTGCGCCGTCCGGCGTGGCAGCCGCAGCCGGGCGACGACTGGCGCGACGCGGCGGACTGGCGCGGGATCGTTGAACGGATCGCGGGGTTCCATCGGCCGCTGTTTACGCTCGGACGCGAACCGCTTGCGCATTTGCACGAGATTCCCGCTTCGCAGCACTGGACGATTCGCTGCCTCGACGCGCATCCGGGCAACGAACGCGCCGATATCATCGATGCGCGTGGCCCGTTCGATCTTGCCGGCGAACGCGCATTGTTCGATGCGGCGCGCATCGACGTGATCGTCAGCAAGAACAGCGGCGGGCGCGCGACCGAGGCGAAACTGGCCGTCGCGCGGGAGCGAGGCTTGCCTGTCGTGATGCTCACGCGTCCGGCGCTGCCCGACGCCGACCAGACTTTCGACGCCGCCGCCAGCGTCCGTGATGCGCTCCAACACTGGCTCACCAGACAATGA
- a CDS encoding cobalt-precorrin-5B (C(1))-methyltransferase: MREETPEQAAPLRSGYTTGSCATATSLAAARLLLLGETSESAEIVLPKGQCVTMTLSFCRRVAEQADAAEAGVIKDAGDDPDVTHGALVFARVRLSDEPGVRFHAGPGVGTVTRAGLALAVGEPAINPMPRKMMTQHLDALAASTGYGGGFDVSIGVENGEALAQKTMNPRLGIVGGLSILGTTGIVRPFSCSAYIASIHQGIDVARANGYRHIAACTGNQSEDAMRAHYGLPDIALIEMGDFAGAVLKHLRRASVDKLSLCGGFGKLSKLAAGHMDLHSRNSSIDLTLLAVWAADAGASAALQAAIRAANTSQEALKLARAEGIALGDIVCRRARAVALDVVPPGIEIETFAIDRQGNIVGSAA, from the coding sequence ATGCGTGAAGAAACGCCGGAACAGGCCGCGCCGCTCAGAAGCGGCTACACGACCGGAAGCTGCGCGACCGCGACAAGCCTCGCGGCCGCGCGCCTGTTGCTGCTCGGCGAGACGAGCGAGAGCGCGGAGATCGTGCTGCCGAAAGGCCAGTGCGTGACCATGACGCTTTCCTTCTGCCGCCGCGTGGCCGAACAGGCCGACGCAGCGGAAGCAGGCGTCATCAAGGACGCGGGCGACGATCCCGACGTCACGCACGGCGCGCTTGTGTTCGCACGCGTGCGTCTGTCCGACGAACCCGGCGTGCGCTTTCATGCGGGACCGGGCGTCGGCACCGTGACGCGCGCGGGGCTGGCGCTCGCCGTCGGCGAACCGGCGATCAACCCGATGCCGCGCAAGATGATGACGCAACATCTCGACGCGCTCGCCGCGAGCACGGGTTACGGCGGCGGCTTCGACGTGAGCATCGGCGTGGAGAACGGCGAGGCGCTCGCGCAGAAGACGATGAATCCGCGCCTCGGCATCGTCGGCGGCTTGTCGATACTCGGCACGACGGGCATCGTCAGGCCGTTTTCGTGCTCCGCGTATATCGCGTCGATTCATCAGGGCATCGATGTGGCGCGGGCGAACGGGTATCGGCATATCGCCGCGTGCACCGGCAATCAGAGCGAGGACGCGATGCGCGCGCATTACGGCCTGCCCGACATCGCGCTGATCGAAATGGGCGACTTCGCGGGCGCCGTGCTGAAGCATCTGCGCCGCGCGAGCGTCGACAAACTGAGTCTGTGCGGCGGCTTCGGCAAGCTGTCCAAGCTGGCGGCGGGACACATGGATCTGCATAGCCGCAACTCCAGCATCGACCTGACGCTGCTCGCCGTCTGGGCCGCCGATGCGGGCGCAAGCGCCGCGCTGCAGGCGGCGATCCGCGCGGCCAACACGAGTCAGGAAGCGCTCAAGCTCGCCCGCGCCGAAGGCATCGCGCTCGGCGATATCGTGTGCCGTCGCGCGCGCGCCGTCGCGCTCGATGTGGTGCCGCCGGGCATCGAAATCGAAACCTTCGCGATCGACCGGCAGGGCAATATCGTCGGGAGCGCGGCATGA
- the cbiE gene encoding precorrin-6y C5,15-methyltransferase (decarboxylating) subunit CbiE, whose translation MSTWLTVVGIGEDGWHGLSRLARRALLEAQSIHGGERHLALLPLRIAARRVPWPKPFSIDAVLAGRGDGKTRICVLASGDPMCFGVGATLAREVANGEMRVIPAPSSLSLAAARLRWALQDAVCVSLVGRPVASLLASLHRGVRLLVLSADGTTPAAVAALLTAHGFGASRMTVFEHLGGDHERRIDERADDWREPLVAALNLVAIDCRTHAGHAGPPLTPGLPDDAYRHDGQLTKRDVRAVTLAHLAPQPGELLWDVGAGCGSIGIEWMRAHGACRAIAIEANESRQRLIESNRDALGVPALQLVKGEAPAALDGLPAPDAVFIGGGLTVPGVLDACWTRLRQGGRLVANAVTLQSEAALVEWRARHGGELTRIGIAQAEPLGSFDTWRQALPITLLHASKP comes from the coding sequence ATGTCGACCTGGCTGACCGTGGTGGGGATCGGCGAAGACGGCTGGCACGGCCTTTCCCGGCTGGCGCGCCGCGCGCTGCTCGAGGCGCAATCGATCCACGGCGGCGAGCGCCATCTCGCGCTGCTGCCCTTGCGCATCGCCGCGCGTCGCGTGCCGTGGCCGAAGCCCTTTTCGATCGATGCCGTGCTCGCCGGGCGCGGCGACGGCAAGACGCGCATATGCGTGCTCGCGAGCGGCGATCCGATGTGCTTCGGCGTCGGCGCAACGCTCGCGCGTGAAGTCGCCAATGGCGAAATGCGCGTGATTCCCGCGCCGTCGTCGCTGTCGCTGGCGGCGGCGCGTCTGCGCTGGGCGTTGCAGGACGCGGTGTGCGTGTCGCTGGTCGGGCGGCCCGTCGCGTCGCTCCTCGCGAGCCTGCATCGCGGCGTGCGCCTGCTCGTGCTGAGCGCCGACGGCACCACGCCCGCCGCCGTCGCCGCGCTGTTGACCGCGCACGGATTCGGCGCGAGCCGCATGACCGTGTTCGAGCATCTGGGCGGCGACCACGAACGCCGCATCGACGAGCGCGCCGACGACTGGCGCGAGCCGCTCGTCGCCGCGCTCAATCTCGTCGCGATCGATTGCCGCACGCATGCGGGCCACGCCGGTCCGCCGCTCACGCCCGGTTTGCCCGATGACGCCTATCGTCACGACGGCCAGCTCACGAAGCGCGACGTGCGCGCCGTGACGCTCGCGCATCTCGCGCCGCAGCCGGGCGAATTGCTGTGGGACGTGGGCGCGGGCTGCGGCTCGATCGGCATCGAATGGATGCGCGCGCATGGCGCGTGCCGCGCGATCGCGATCGAAGCGAACGAGAGCCGGCAGCGTCTCATCGAATCCAACCGCGATGCGCTCGGCGTGCCCGCGCTGCAACTCGTGAAAGGCGAAGCGCCCGCCGCGCTCGACGGCCTGCCCGCGCCCGATGCCGTGTTCATCGGCGGGGGACTGACCGTGCCGGGCGTGCTCGATGCCTGCTGGACGCGTCTGCGTCAGGGCGGCCGCCTCGTCGCCAATGCGGTGACGCTGCAAAGCGAAGCGGCGCTCGTCGAATGGCGCGCGCGGCATGGCGGCGAGCTGACGCGCATCGGCATCGCGCAGGCGGAGCCGCTCGGCAGTTTCGATACGTGGCGGCAGGCGCTGCCGATCACGCTGCTGCACGCCAGCAAACCATGA
- the cobG gene encoding precorrin-3B synthase, whose protein sequence is MTSIDRPSLNAAPRASACPGLTRIVPARDGGLARLRLPGGALSTHAARAVARAARACGSGVIEVTNRANLQLRGIRDDAHAALIDIALDAGLGPSTASADDIRNVMLSPLASDATRALAANIIDAMQADASLHALSPKFALQLDAGERLAMLDHPHDLWFSAFDDGARFAFGFAGTMSQCALGAVPRANLVTFAVRALHRFLALATPEEHRMRDLLARVGVAQFLEGFDFDADLQTWRRAPADASLRLGAHAEPHRATWYAGAQTPLGRLDAHTLEALADLADTRAEGLLTMTPWQSVLLPGIAQSDTHEVLQTLRALGLATDPRDPLARLIACAGSEGCAKSHADTKADAHRLAPLLPAHDETPVHLSGCERSCAAAHPVPVTLYAVAPGRYDFHRDGRIVARNLTIEEAAARLARSHADA, encoded by the coding sequence TTGACTTCAATCGACCGCCCATCGCTCAACGCCGCCCCGCGCGCTTCGGCGTGTCCGGGCCTGACGCGCATCGTGCCCGCGCGCGATGGCGGCCTCGCGCGTCTGCGTCTCCCGGGCGGCGCACTGAGCACGCACGCGGCGCGAGCCGTCGCGCGTGCGGCGCGGGCCTGCGGCTCGGGCGTGATCGAAGTGACCAATCGCGCGAACCTGCAACTGCGCGGCATCCGCGACGACGCCCACGCCGCGCTGATCGACATTGCGCTCGACGCGGGCCTCGGCCCGTCGACCGCGAGCGCCGACGACATCCGCAACGTGATGCTGAGTCCGCTCGCGAGCGACGCCACGCGCGCACTCGCCGCGAACATCATCGACGCGATGCAGGCCGATGCCTCGTTGCACGCGCTGTCGCCCAAGTTCGCGTTGCAGCTCGATGCCGGCGAGCGTCTCGCGATGCTCGATCATCCCCACGATCTCTGGTTCTCCGCATTCGACGACGGCGCGCGCTTCGCCTTCGGTTTCGCGGGAACGATGTCGCAGTGCGCGCTCGGCGCGGTGCCGCGCGCGAATCTGGTGACGTTCGCTGTGCGCGCGCTGCACCGGTTTCTCGCGCTCGCCACGCCTGAAGAACATCGTATGCGCGATCTGCTCGCGCGTGTCGGCGTCGCGCAATTTCTCGAAGGATTCGATTTCGACGCGGACTTGCAGACCTGGCGACGCGCCCCCGCCGATGCATCGCTGCGGCTCGGCGCGCACGCGGAACCGCATCGCGCGACGTGGTACGCGGGCGCGCAGACGCCGCTCGGACGCCTTGACGCGCACACGCTCGAAGCCCTCGCCGATCTCGCCGACACGCGTGCCGAAGGCCTTCTGACGATGACGCCGTGGCAAAGCGTGCTGCTGCCGGGCATCGCGCAGAGCGACACGCACGAAGTGCTTCAAACCTTGCGCGCGCTCGGGCTCGCCACCGACCCGCGCGATCCGCTCGCGCGCCTGATCGCGTGCGCGGGCTCCGAGGGCTGCGCAAAAAGCCACGCCGACACCAAAGCCGACGCGCATCGCCTCGCCCCGCTGCTGCCCGCGCACGACGAAACGCCGGTGCATCTTAGCGGCTGCGAGCGTTCGTGCGCGGCGGCGCATCCGGTCCCGGTGACGCTCTATGCGGTCGCGCCGGGACGCTATGACTTTCATCGCGACGGCCGCATCGTCGCGCGCAATCTGACTATCGAAGAGGCGGCCGCACGGCTCGCCCGGAGCCATGCCGATGCCTGA
- a CDS encoding precorrin-8X methylmutase: protein MPDYIRDGAEIYRQSFATIRAEADLAAIPADLEKLAVRLIHACGMVDIVSDLRFSPGAGDAGRRALAAGAPVLCDARMVAEGITRARLPADNRIVCTLSDPSIPERARAMGNTRSAAALELWRPDLEGAIVAIGNAPTALFHLLDMLDAGAPKPALVLGFPVGFIGAAESKAMLAADSRGVPFVALLGRRGGSAMAAAAVNALASEAE from the coding sequence ATGCCTGACTACATCCGCGACGGCGCGGAGATTTATCGCCAGTCGTTCGCGACGATCCGCGCCGAAGCCGACCTCGCCGCCATTCCCGCCGATCTGGAAAAGCTCGCGGTACGCCTGATCCATGCGTGCGGCATGGTCGATATCGTGAGCGATCTGCGCTTTTCTCCCGGCGCGGGCGATGCGGGCCGACGCGCGCTCGCAGCCGGCGCGCCGGTTCTGTGCGACGCGCGCATGGTCGCCGAGGGCATCACGCGCGCGCGGCTTCCCGCCGACAACCGCATCGTCTGCACGTTGAGCGACCCGTCGATACCCGAGCGCGCCCGCGCGATGGGCAACACGCGCTCAGCCGCCGCGCTCGAACTGTGGCGGCCGGATCTCGAAGGCGCGATCGTCGCAATCGGCAATGCGCCGACCGCGCTCTTTCATCTGCTCGACATGCTCGATGCCGGCGCACCGAAGCCCGCGCTCGTTCTGGGCTTTCCGGTCGGCTTCATTGGCGCGGCGGAATCCAAGGCGATGCTCGCCGCCGATAGCCGCGGCGTGCCCTTCGTCGCCTTGCTCGGCCGTCGCGGCGGCAGCGCGATGGCGGCCGCAGCGGTGAACGCACTTGCTTCGGAGGCCGAATGA
- a CDS encoding precorrin-2 C(20)-methyltransferase — MMSGRLFGLGVGPGDPELITVKALRLLKAAPVVAYFVAKGKKGNAFGIIESHLDDTQTRLPLVYPVTTEALESPLCYETIISAFYDEAALTISAHLEAGRDVAVICEGDPFFYGSYMYLHDRLAGRFDAQVVPGVCSMLGGVAVLGVPLVYRNQSLSVLSGVLPEDELKRRLEAADAAVIMKLGRNFEKVRRVLGELGLDERALYVERATMANQRIVPLDDVDPMASPYFSLLVVPGKKWRA; from the coding sequence ATGATGAGCGGACGTCTTTTTGGACTGGGCGTCGGTCCTGGCGATCCGGAACTCATCACCGTGAAGGCGTTGCGCCTGCTGAAGGCTGCGCCCGTGGTCGCGTATTTCGTCGCGAAGGGCAAGAAAGGCAACGCGTTCGGCATCATCGAATCGCATCTCGACGATACCCAGACGCGCCTGCCGCTCGTCTATCCGGTGACGACCGAGGCGCTGGAGTCGCCGCTCTGCTACGAGACGATCATCAGCGCGTTCTACGACGAGGCCGCGCTCACGATCTCCGCTCATCTCGAAGCCGGCCGCGACGTCGCAGTGATCTGCGAAGGCGATCCGTTCTTCTATGGCTCGTACATGTATCTGCACGATCGGCTCGCCGGTCGCTTCGATGCGCAGGTCGTGCCCGGCGTGTGTTCGATGCTCGGCGGAGTCGCGGTATTGGGCGTGCCGCTCGTGTATCGCAATCAGAGTCTGTCGGTGCTGTCGGGCGTGTTGCCGGAAGACGAGCTGAAGCGTCGTCTCGAAGCGGCGGATGCGGCTGTCATCATGAAACTCGGACGCAACTTCGAGAAGGTGCGGCGCGTGCTCGGCGAGCTCGGACTCGATGAGCGCGCGCTGTATGTCGAGCGCGCGACGATGGCCAATCAGCGCATCGTGCCACTCGATGACGTCGATCCGATGGCGTCGCCGTATTTTTCGCTGCTCGTCGTGCCGGGGAAGAAATGGCGCGCATGA
- the cobJ gene encoding precorrin-3B C(17)-methyltransferase, whose amino-acid sequence MARMIASTPLAIVVLGAGALVTARRIQARFPESRVHGLASRVSADIAYDDFGAHVRELYAAGTPVVALCSAGIVIRALAPCLADKGAEPPVLAIAQDGSAVVPLLGGMRGVNGLAREIGTALDVAPAITTSGELRFGQCLLAPPEGYALADIEQGKRFVSDLLAGETTRVEGHAPWLDDAALPRADDARRAVRVTPFAASDADSLVIHPRCVLAWIDNVSRDDDIGERVRRALRDRGLAPLALAALCAPVRDMASQSLADAAHALDVPLRFCDAAPFDVSDAREIGLQVQDAPIDAQSIGRARGTLTVIGLGPGSAALMTPAAKDALAAAQDVLGYETYVRMAGPFRDDQRVHITDNREELQRARHAFELASEGRRVVVVSSGDPGVFAMAAAVLEALDEGRAAYPEWSAVKLAIVPGVSASLATAARAGAPLGHDFCVMSLSDNLKPWSVIEKRIAHAGEADLVMAFYNPLSKARPWQFDRAIEIVKRYRGVGTPVVLGRDIGRPAEALRVVTLGELKSELVDMRTMVIVGSSTTRVVGDWVYTPRWYG is encoded by the coding sequence ATGGCGCGCATGATCGCTTCCACGCCACTGGCGATCGTCGTGCTGGGTGCGGGCGCGCTCGTGACCGCGCGGCGCATCCAGGCGCGCTTTCCGGAATCGCGCGTGCATGGACTCGCGAGCCGCGTGAGCGCGGACATCGCTTATGACGATTTCGGCGCGCATGTGCGCGAGCTGTATGCAGCGGGAACGCCTGTCGTCGCGTTGTGCTCCGCGGGCATCGTGATTCGCGCACTCGCGCCGTGTCTCGCCGACAAAGGCGCCGAGCCGCCTGTGCTCGCCATCGCACAGGATGGCAGCGCGGTGGTGCCGTTGCTCGGCGGCATGCGCGGCGTGAATGGACTGGCGCGCGAGATCGGCACCGCGCTCGACGTCGCGCCCGCGATCACGACCAGCGGCGAACTGCGCTTCGGGCAATGTCTGCTCGCGCCGCCGGAAGGTTATGCGCTCGCGGATATCGAGCAAGGCAAGCGCTTCGTGTCCGACTTGCTCGCGGGCGAGACGACGCGCGTCGAAGGCCACGCGCCCTGGCTCGATGATGCCGCGCTGCCTCGCGCCGACGATGCGCGCCGCGCGGTGCGCGTCACGCCGTTTGCCGCAAGCGACGCGGATAGTCTCGTGATTCATCCGCGTTGCGTGCTGGCGTGGATCGACAATGTCTCGCGCGATGACGACATCGGGGAACGCGTGCGTCGCGCATTGCGCGATCGCGGTCTCGCGCCGCTCGCGCTCGCGGCGTTGTGCGCGCCCGTGCGTGACATGGCATCGCAATCGCTTGCCGATGCCGCTCACGCACTCGATGTGCCGCTGCGCTTTTGCGATGCCGCGCCGTTCGATGTGAGCGATGCGCGCGAAATCGGCTTGCAGGTGCAAGATGCGCCCATCGATGCACAATCGATAGGCCGCGCGCGCGGCACGCTGACGGTGATCGGACTCGGCCCCGGCAGCGCCGCACTGATGACGCCCGCCGCGAAAGATGCGCTTGCCGCCGCGCAAGACGTGCTCGGCTATGAGACCTACGTTCGCATGGCCGGCCCGTTTCGCGACGATCAGCGCGTGCATATCACCGACAACCGCGAGGAATTGCAGCGTGCGCGTCACGCGTTCGAACTGGCGAGCGAAGGACGGCGTGTGGTCGTGGTGTCATCGGGCGATCCGGGCGTGTTCGCGATGGCGGCTGCCGTGCTCGAAGCGCTCGACGAAGGACGCGCTGCGTATCCCGAGTGGAGCGCGGTGAAACTCGCGATCGTGCCGGGGGTGTCGGCATCGCTTGCAACGGCCGCGCGTGCGGGTGCGCCGCTGGGCCACGATTTTTGCGTGATGTCGTTGTCGGATAATTTGAAGCCTTGGAGCGTGATCGAGAAGCGCATCGCGCATGCGGGCGAAGCCGATCTCGTGATGGCGTTCTATAACCCGCTGTCGAAGGCGCGGCCCTGGCAGTTCGATCGTGCGATTGAAATCGTGAAGCGGTATCGTGGCGTGGGGACGCCCGTCGTGCTTGGGAGAGATATCGGGCGGCCGGCCGAAGCGCTGCGTGTCGTTACGCTGGGCGAACTGAAAAGCGAACTCGTCGATATGCGGACGATGGTGATCGTGGGGTCGTCGACCACGCGGGTGGTGGGGGATTGGGTTTATACGCCGCGGTGGTATGGGTGA
- a CDS encoding type VI secretion system amidase immunity protein Tai4, whose translation MAHQSAHASDSPEAYKRTFGQNFRDMVLAICVTTAYKNNAEVGKDAGSSVTGLIEWTYYDMDHPEAITALVKKYLSRDYFNPLAEAEVKGIRFDFLKCLDLYHSKELDRLVTRLVPHPNWTVRDQAKHDKR comes from the coding sequence ATGGCCCACCAATCCGCGCATGCGAGCGATTCCCCCGAAGCCTACAAACGAACCTTTGGTCAAAACTTCAGAGACATGGTGCTCGCGATCTGCGTGACGACAGCCTATAAAAACAACGCTGAAGTGGGGAAGGACGCCGGAAGCAGCGTGACGGGGTTGATCGAATGGACCTACTACGACATGGATCATCCCGAGGCGATCACTGCACTGGTGAAGAAGTATTTGTCTCGCGACTACTTCAATCCATTGGCAGAAGCGGAAGTGAAGGGTATTCGCTTCGACTTCCTCAAATGCCTTGACCTGTACCACAGCAAGGAACTGGATCGTCTGGTCACGCGACTGGTCCCTCACCCGAACTGGACCGTCCGTGACCAAGCCAAACACGACAAACGCTGA
- a CDS encoding type VI secretion system amidase immunity protein Tai4, with protein MIRRSIYTILALACAAVSAQALGEVRDSPEAPARTYAQNYRDMVLATCVAIAYKGSDDAAIDAGSSVSALRDWTLYDLDMHPEAMGALVRKYLARDYYNPLVEAEVKGRDIRFDFLKCLDLYHSKELDRLVKQLVIDPNQTIRSRLKQDKR; from the coding sequence ATGATCCGGCGCAGTATCTATACGATTCTGGCTTTGGCGTGTGCTGCGGTCAGTGCTCAGGCGCTCGGGGAGGTAAGAGATTCGCCCGAAGCGCCTGCACGCACCTATGCTCAGAACTACAGGGACATGGTTCTGGCCACATGCGTCGCGATCGCGTACAAAGGTAGCGATGACGCAGCGATCGATGCCGGAAGCAGCGTAAGCGCGTTGAGAGACTGGACCCTTTACGATCTGGACATGCATCCCGAGGCAATGGGAGCTTTGGTGCGAAAGTATTTGGCTCGCGACTACTACAATCCGCTGGTCGAGGCGGAAGTAAAGGGGAGAGATATTCGCTTCGACTTTTTGAAATGCCTCGACTTGTATCACAGCAAGGAACTGGATCGACTGGTCAAGCAATTGGTGATAGATCCCAATCAGACCATCCGGTCTCGCTTGAAACAGGACAAGCGCTGA